The Bacteroidota bacterium nucleotide sequence CGTAACACATAACTTTAAGTACTTTAGGCACTCTAGGCACTTTAAGTACTTCTTTTTGTTTATTCGGATTGACTGCGAACTGTTGACTGCCGTCTGTTGACTGCCGACTGTGGACTCGTAATTTGTTTATTCGTAACACATAACTCTAAGTACTTTAGGCACTCTAGTGTCAAGTCAATCGTCAATTGACGGATAAAGTCTTTTTAATTTTATTCTTGATTTTTTTATTGTAAATCTCCAGTTTATTTTGCAATTTTTATTGTTTCTGAAATTTTGCCAAGCTTCAACTTCTTGCTTTACAGTATCAATATTATCAATCCTTCTATTAAGACATTGACCATTTAGTACATTTAATTCTATTTCCGCCATGTTCAACCAACTACCATGTTTGGGTGTAAAAATAAATTCAAATCTATCCCAAATACGTTTAGCCTCTTCCGGTTGAAATCTATCATATAATGAACTTGCTTTATGCGTGTTAAGATTATCCATTACTAATGTGATTTTTTTTGCATTTTTATAATCGTCTGCTATTTCTTTTATAAATTCAGCCCAATCTTTCTTTGTTTTACGTTTAGTTATTTTTACTGTTCTTTTTCCAGCAAGCGGTTCATTGGCAATGAAAATATTACAGACACCTTTTCTTGAATATTCATAGTCTATTAATTTGCTTCCATCTTTCATTTTTTCAGGAATTCGAGTTTCTGCTATAAGTTGTTTTGGTGATTCATCCATACAAACCACAGGATAATCAGATGAATACGGACGCTTATAAGTATCCAATACATTTTCCATATTTGCCACAAAATCAGCACTTTGTTTTGCTGGAATTACCCAACTCTTAACTTTCCACGGTTTCAATTCATTTTTTTTAAAACGCTTCTTACCGTTTCATGTGATACGCTCTCAACATAATTTAATTCAACCATTTGATCAGCAAGCAACCTCAATGACCATTTCGCAAAACCTGATGGCGGTTTACTACAAGCAATTGATATTAAATGAGCTTCAAAATCACCATCTGCTTTTTTCTCATAAATTCTTGTAGTTGGTTTTCTTGATAAACTTGCTTCAAAACCTTCTTCAATAAAACGTTTCTTAACTCTATCAATTGTTCGCATTCCAACTTTAAGAATTTTTGTAATCTCAACATTTGTTACTTTACTTGAATAATCTCCTTCATCTGTATTTAAAAGAATGTAAGCATTTCTGTAAGTTTGAGATTTGTGTTTACCTTTTTTAATAATCTTAAGAAGTTGTTCCTGCTCCTGTTTTGTTAACGTTACTTTATACAATATTGCCATAATTATAAAATTTAAATTTTTTGGCAAATATACAAAATAATTACGTCATAATAAATTTGACTTGACACTAGAGTGCCTAAAGTACTTAAAGTTATGTGTTACGAATAAACAGATCCTCCTTCGCTAAAGCTACGGAGGAGAATCTAAACAGATAAACAATTCACCA carries:
- a CDS encoding IS630 family transposase (programmed frameshift) — protein: MAILYKVTLTKQEQEQLLKIIKKGKHKSQTYRNAYILLNTDEGDYSSKVTNVEITKILKVGMRTIDRVKKRFIEEGFEASLSRKPTTRIYEKKADGDFEAHLISIACSKPPSGFAKWSLRLLADQMVELNYVESVSHETVRKRFKKNELKPWKVKSWVIPAKQSADFVANMENVLDTYKRPYSSDYPVVCMDESPKQLIAETRIPEKMKDGSKLIDYEYSRKGVCNIFIANEPLAGKRTVKITKRKTKKDWAEFIKEIADDYKNAKKITLVMDNLNTHKASSLYDRFQPEEAKRIWDRFEFIFTPKHGSWLNMAEIELNVLNGQCLNRRIDNIDTVKQEVEAWQNFRNNKNCKINWRFTIKKSRIKLKRLYPSIDD